DNA from Algisphaera agarilytica:
TGGATAAAGGCAAGGGTGGAGGCAATGATGACGACGCCCAGTGATCGCCCGCCACTCCTGGAGCTGACGGGGATCACCCGGATCTTCCACGTCGGCAGCGAAACCGTCCACGCGCTCGCGGGGGTCGACCTGACCATCCGGCACGGCGAATTCGTGTCCATCATGGGTAGCTCGGGCTCGGGTAAGAGTACGTTGATGAACGTCTTGGGCTGCCTCGACCGCCCGACGGACGGGGACTATTACCTGGATGGTCAAGCGGTGAGCCGGATGTCGAGCTGGGCCCTCGCTGATGTACGCAACGCCCGGCTGGGATTCGTGTTTCAAAGCTTCGAGCTCATGGCCCGCACCCCGGCGTGGAAGAACGTCGCGCTGCCGTTGATGTATGGCGAATCCGGCGGGCGGCGAGCGAAAGTTAAAGCGCTCGCTGCGCTCGATAAAGTCGGCTTGTCGGACCGCGCCTCGCACCGCCCCAGCCAGCTCTCTGGCGGGCAGAAACAGCGCGTCGCGATCGCCCGGGCTCTCGTGAACGAGCCCAAAATCCTTTTCGCCGACGAGCCCACCGGCAACCTCGACTCGCAGACAACCTCCGAGATCCTCGATCTCTTCGGCCAGCTTCACGCCGAAGGGCACACCCTCGTGATGGTCACTCACGAGTCCGACGTCGCCGCCCACGCGCAACGGGTGATCCGTATGAAAGACGGCCGGGCCGACTCAGATCTCTCCACGGACCAAGACCCAGTCACCGCGCCGTTCCGTCAGTCGATAGAGGTGACGGCGTGATCCAGCACGTACTCCTCGCTCCGCTACGGATGCTACGGCTGACCTACGTCAGTGTGCAGATGTCGCTCGGGCAGATCTGGGCCAACAAGCTGCGCAGCTTGTTGGCGACGCTGGGAATCGTGATCGGCATCGCGTCGGTCGTCGCGGTGATCGCGGCCCTGGCCGGACTCAAGACTAAGGTGCTTGCCGAATTCGAGACCTTCGGGGCCAACAAGGTCTTCGTCTTCCCCGACCGGCCCGACTCCGGCCCCGACCGCAACGCGCCGTTCTACGGCCGGATCAACCTCGAACCGCAGCAGTTCAACGGCCTGCTCGAACAGGCACCGTCAGTGGCCGACTTCTGTCGACTTGGCGAAGGCTCCTCGAATGTCGACTACCTCGACACGCATTTAGAGAACGTCAGCATCTACGGCATCGACTTCTCCTGGCACGGCATCCATAACCGCTGGGTTGAGAAAGGCCGAACCTTCAGCGTGGTCGATCAGCTCAACGCCCGCCCGGTTTGCCTAATCACCACCAAAACCCGCGATGACCTGAAACTGCCCGAAGACCCGATCGGCGAGAGCATCATCATGTACTCGCAGAAGTTCAGAATCGTCGGCATTGTGGAAGCGAGCCCCGCGGGCGCGGCGTTTGGCGGCGGCGTGGTGCGGCAGGAGATCTACGTCCCGTTCCCCACGCAGATACGCCGCGACACGCCGTGGGTCTACGCGGTGGCCGTCGCCCACTCGCCCGAAGTCGCCGAGGAAGCCAGCGCCGAGATCCAGGTGTTCCTCCGCAACACCCGCGGCATCGCGCCTGGCGACCCCGACAACTTCCGCATGGAGGTGCTCAGCCAAGCCATCGAGCAGTTTCAGAGCCTGGCTGCCGGCGTCACCGCCGTAGCGGGCGGCATCGTCTCGATCTCGCTGCTCGTCGGTGGCGTCGGCATCATGAACATCATGCTCGTGTCGGTCTCCGAACGCACCCGGGAGATAGGCCTGCGTAAAGCCGTCGGGGCCAAACCCACAGCCCTGCTGATGCAGTTCCTCATCGAGAGCGTCACCCTCTGCACCGTCGGCGGGATGATCGGCCTAGGTGTCGGCCAGCTCATGGTCGAGGGTATCCAGGGCATCCCCAACGCCAACCTCGACCAGGCCTACATCCCGCTATGGGCGGTGCTACTGGCCTTGGCGTTCTCCGGCGGCGTGGGCGTGACGTTCGGCTTTTTCCCCGCCCTCAAGGCGGCCCGTATGGACCCCATCGAGGCGCTGCGTCATGAGTAACCTCTTTCATCCCCCCCAAACCGGGGCCGCGCTGATCGTGGTCGCCTGCGGGCTCGTTGGCTGCGCCGACCCGTTCCGCCACGATCCAGTGACGCAAGAGGCCTACCGCGCGAAGCTGCAAAATATCGAGCCGGTCACGCTCGAGACGTTCACCGCGACCGAGCCCGCCCCGCCGATGCCCGAAGCCCCCGCCGAACTGGAGCTGACGCTCGAGCAATGCCGGGCCTGGGTCTTGGCCGACAGCCTCGACCTCGATGTTCGATTGCTCGATCCGACTCTCGCGGATCTCTCGGTCACCGCCGCCGAGGCGCGGTTCGAGGCGGTGCTGTTCGGCTCCGCCAACTACAGCGACACCGAAACCCCGACCGCCTCGACCCTCGACGGCAGCGAGGTGCAAAGCTCTCGCGGCCAACTCGGCGTCCGTCTGCCGCTGCGTACCGGCGGAACCCTGACCGCCGACTTCGTCGCGCAGCGCCTCGACACCGACAACACGTTCTCGACGCTCAATCCGTCGTTCGACGGCGACGCCAACATCTCGCTGTCCCAACCGCTGCTCCGTAACGCAGGCCAACGCGTCACCGAAGCCCCGATCCAGATCGCCCGGCTCGACGCTCAAGCCGTCTCCGCTCGAACCCGCGTTGATGTGATCCGCGTGCTGACCGCAATCGATCGAGCCTACTGGCAACTGTACCAAGCGCAGCAGGAACTCACCGTCCGGCAGCAGCAACATGAACTCGCCATCGCCCAACTCGAACGCGCCGAGCGTCTGGTCGAGGCCGGCGCCGCCGCGGACGTTGAGGTCATCCGCGCCCAGGCCGGGGTCGCCGACGGACTGGAGGCGATTATCACCGCCGAGAATACGCTCCGCCTCACCCAACGCTCGATCAAACGCCTGATCAACCAGCCCCATCTACCGCTCAACGGCCCGACCGCTTTGGTCGCCGTCACGCCTGCCAACCCCGTGAACTACGCCCTCGACGGCGATCGGCTGCTCGACACCGCGATGGATCAGCGCGTCGAACTTATCGAAACCGAGCTCCAACTTGCCCAAGACGCTTTGAATATCGATATCCGCCGCAACGCAACACTGCCCCTGGCCTCGCTCGACTACCGCTATACCCGCAACGGCCTAGGCGGCTCGTTCAACGACGCGTTCAGCCAGGTCTTCGAGGAAGACTTCGACGGCCACAGCATTGGACTGCGGGTTGAGGTACCACTTGGAAACCAAGCCGCCAAGTCAGAACTTCAGCGTGCCCTACTCACGCGCGTGCAACGGCTCTCGAACCGTCGGCTGCAAGAAGTTCAGATCGCCCAAGAAATCGCGAACGCCTTAGATACCCTCACCACGACGTGGCAGCGCATCCTGGCCACCCGGCAAGCCGTGTTGCTGGAAGCACGCGTGCTAGAGGCCGAACAGCGCCAGTTCGAGTTGGGGCTGGTCACCTCGACGCAAGTATTGGAAGCCCAAGCTCGACTGGCTGACGCTCGATCCCGAGAGGTGAGCGCCATTACCGCTTACCAGATCGCCCAAATCGACCTCGCATTTGCCACCGGCACCGTTCTCGGCGAAGCCCGCATCCGCTGGGAACCGCTCGGCTTAGACTCGGAAAGCCAGAAGCGATAGCTACGAATCGCAACCCAATGTCACCAAACGTTTCTTTGGCTACATACGGCCGTGTGTGCCAACCGATTGCCTAGGGGGCTACCTCGAGGCCGAGAAACTGGGCTTGTTTGCCCCAGTTCAACGTCTGCGCGGCCTCGAGCAGATTGGTCAGCGTGATCCGAACAGGCAATTCCCCACTTAGAGCCTGCTTCAGGATCGTGGGAGATAGTTGAACCAAGGGTAGGTACTTCCGGATCCGGCTCGCCGAGACGTTCTGCTGCTTCGCGAGTCTCGGCAGGTTGACACCGCTTTCCATGAATAACTCACGCCAGCGATAGGCTTGCCCAATCGCGGAAACAATGTGGCTTTGAGGCGTTGGGGTTCCGGGCGCTACGAGGTCTTGTCCGTCTGGTGAGACCAACATTCGCTTTCCGTCGAGCCGCTTGATCTGCAACGCGATACGCAGCCGGACCTTCTTCCGGTAGTTATCCACCCGCGGCTGATAGAGGCAGCGAGGACAAGGCGCAGCCTCTGCGTTAGGCGTATGGGGCCATTCAACCTCCCGCACCGCCTCAAGCTGATCCGGCAATAGTTTGACGGTCAGTTCATCCGGTGCCAGTACGATTCGGTGAATAAGACGCCTAATCCAGTAGTCACGCGTGCCAACATCGGATCGAAGCAGCGGATCTCTGACGTCCTCATCCAGGTAATTCAACACCAACGCGCGGACCAGCTCGTCGAGGTAGCTCGCATTGATCGTCTTGATGGGGCAATTCTTATACCCCTGCTGAATCCCTTTCTGGCTGACGTAGTACCGAACCAGACGCTTCTGGCCCCCGGAAGTGGCTGCCGCCCTATTGGAGATCGGCCGGTGGACCGAGCTGGGGCTCATTGCGTAACTTTCGTGTGTTCGAAGTTTGCCCTTCAGTAGGTGAGGTTGGCTCCAGCGATGCTGCGACTGGCGGATCACCGAGTCGATCTCCCCTTGCACCTGGTCCCACAACTTCCGGGACACGATGGGTTCGTGTTGGCCCTTCCAGTCTTTGTCCTTATGCACGATCCGGCCGATGTACAGCGGATTGGTCAGCATGTCGCGAAGGTACTTGGCCGTCAAGGGCTTCCCGCCGTGCTCTCTCCCCCTGCTGCTCACCCAGTACCTTGTGGTGTAGCCTTCACTGTTGAGCTTCTCCGCCAACGCCAACATGGAACCGTCCGCCTCCAAGAACCCCCGGAAGGTTTTTTCCACCAGTTCCGCTTCCGGGGGATGGATGTATAGCTTCCGCTCTTTCAGGCGGTAGCCGAGAGGAGGCTGGCCACCAACCCACAGCCCCTTCTTCTTGGTGGCGGCGATCTTGTCGCGTATCCGTTCACCGGTGACCTCACGCTCGAACTGGGCGAAACTCAGCAACATGTTTAAGGTCAGACGACCCATGCTGGTCGTGGTATTGAACTGCTGGGTCACAGACACGAACGAGACGTCGCGGTCCTCGAAGACCTTCATCATGGCGGCGAAGTCGCTCAAGGAGCGAGATAGTCGGTCTACTTTGTAGACCACCACCACATCGACAAGGCCGTAATCGATATCTTTGAGCAGTTGCTTGAGCCCGGGGCGTTCCATGTTCCCGCCGGTGAAGCCGCCGTCGTCGTAAGCCGTCTCGATCGCTACCCAGCCCTCGTGTATCTGGCTACGGATGTAGTCGAGACCTGCTTCACGCTGAGCGTCAAGTGAATTGAAGGCTTGATCGAGGCCTTCCTCATGGGATTTACGCGTGTACACCGCGCATCGAATCAGTTTGGAACTCATTGGATCCCCCTCACTCGGTTGAGGCCGAAGAAACGCGGACCGGACCAATGGGCCCGGGTGATCTCCTTAGCGATCTGGGTGAGGCTGCGGTACTCCTGGCCCCGGAACTCGAATCGCTTGCCGGGTTCGACCACCACCACTTCGTAGGTCTTACCCTGCCAATTCCGAATGAGCTTAGCCCCAGCCTGAAGTACCGGCTTGGACGGTGTTCGGATCTTCCGAGGTTTCCGGGAATTGACGCTTTGGGGAGGTGCTTGGACACCTCGAATCGCAGACTTCAGCATGGTTTGAGTAGCGGCGTCGATACCTCCACCTTGGGCTTGCCAAGCAAGGTCACGGCGAAGCAGAAGCTTGACCTTAGGGGGAGGCTTACCACGGTTCGTTTGCTGCCAGCTCTGCGATAGTTCGGGTAATGATAGACCCTTGAGATCATTCAGAGATCGTGGAGTGTTCATACCCACATACATCCATATCTACCGGCAGATATCAAGGCATGATCGATAGGATCATCCCTGTGTTCTGGCACTATCTATGGACGCTTCGGGGTGCTTCCGTGGATCACTTCCGGGGGGGTGAAGTGGGATAGGATGCCTTCGACGAGGGCGTGATCATGGAGCTTGCAGACCGTCTGGCGTCGGGCCTTGAGCCTCAGGGCTTCCTCACGGGGCACCACCGCAACCCAATTGACACCGATACACCAATCGCAGCGGTCCGGATCGTGGAGGTGCTCTTTCATGGGTGCCTTCTCGAGCGGCAACTCCAATAGACGCTTACTTTTAACCGGCGAGACGAAGTCACGCTGCATCACCGCTTCAGAGACCACCTCACCTACCCCCACATAACCGTGGCGGCTGAGGTAAGCCATGATCTTGTCGCCCGGCTGCAAGCGGCTAATCTGCCGGATCCATTTGGGACCCCCGCCTGCCTGCATGAACCCGTATCGCTGACAGTCTTCCCAGCAGCGACTATTGGTCGGTGATTCGCCGACATTCACGAACCAGTAACCCTCGCCGTCTATCCAGCCACCGCCTCGAGTGGCCCGGCGTACCCCTCGCGACTTGTCTTTGGCCCGGACCAAGAAGTCTCCTGCTTCAGGTAGCGGGATGATGCGTTGGACGTCGAGGATTAGTTCGTCTCCCTGGCGATGCGGCCGGATCCTCACACAAGTGATATCTAAGTCACGCTGATTGAGCCAGATGACGGACGTTGTGACCTCCTTGTGGAAGTCGGGTGCCACCAGAACGATGCGGACCTCCTGGCCGAAGAACTCCTCCTGAGGCCCGTCCCAGTCGAGGAAATCCAGCAAAACCTGCTCAGCTTCAGTCGACGTGGATCCGGAGTACTTGGCATAAGCAGCAACCGCCTGATCAAAGGTCATCGTCGAGGCCATGGCGGCGTATCGGATCGCCTGCAGGTCCAATTGTCCGTCGTTGGTGGTGCGTTTCAGTTCGATCACCACCAACCGGGCCTCGGTATCCAGGGCTAGCAAGTCGATGCGACGACGGCTGTCGTCCCAGTCAGCAAACTCGTCGGTCAACACCAAGGCATCGGGAAGCAGGACGTCGATCTGCTCCCGAAGCAGTCGCTGGAGGTCGTAGCGTTCGGAGACGCCCTCCTGAGCAAAATTGGTGACGGGAAGCGTGGTGAGTTGATCGGAATCGAGGCGGAATAAGGGCATATCGAATTCTCCGGAGCCGTCGAACTACCGTGCTGGGGAACACCCCCAACTGTTTGAACACGAGGAAGCTGCGGCATGGACCATATTGCCTGACAACAAAGAGTTGTCAATAGCAATCCACACGATCCTGTTGGGGTGCCCAAGCCGCAAATACGACCCGATTACGCCCCCCTACCCGAGCTCCTACGTGAGATGCGCGACCGCGCGGGGCTAACCCAACGTGACTTGGCCGAACGCCTGGGGATGCCGCAAAACACGATCTACCGTATGGAGCAAGGGATTCGCCGATGTGACGTCCTGGAGTTGATCGACTGGTGCCGGGCATGCGACTACAACCCGAAACGGGCCTTCAACAAGTTGCTGTAACTGCCCAGCGACTCAGAACTGCGACACACTCGTATAGCTCTTAGAAGTCTGCGCTATCCGAACCGCCATTTCCAAAGCGTCGGGACCATCGTCATGGGCCCCCAGTGGGAAGTGGCGCAATTGCTCGAGGAGCATCTGCTGGCGACGGGAGAACCTTAACTGCCCCTGCGCAATCAGCGGTTCTAAACTTGAAATCCTTACGCCTTTATTCTGAGTATTCTCGACTTTCTTGACTCGCAATGATCGGCCACCAACTCGCGTCCGATTGATGATCTGATCAACCAACAAACCCTTATGCAGATTGGTTTCCATTGCGAAGTCTCGATACGTATACGTCCGGCTCAGCCGCGCGATGTGTTCAACCAGTTGGTCAGGGCTACGTCGAGCGATGTCCGCTCCAATCACATACATCACCTTCGTCGATGAATCCCGAACCAGCGTGATCACCGCAGAGTAATCGCCTTTGCGGCCCCGCTGCCCCAAGCTCGGGTCGCACGCCCCATAGAACTGCGCCCGTGAACCCAACTTCCGTATCAATTCCGCTTCACCCCCCGCAGTCAGCCCCCCGGAAGTCGCGTTCGAGTTTCCGGGGGTGGTTACGGAGATAATTCCGGGGGCGGGGGTGTCCCAGAAGCGGAGGTTTTCTTCTTTGAAGAGGCATTCTTCCGGGTCCAGGGGCTCATTCTGCTTCTCGGATTGGAAGCTGGTCCTTCCTTCGTCCGCCCGGATCTGCATTAATCGTTCGTAACTCTCGACTTCAGGCCACAACACTTTGGTCCCTGTAAGCATGTCTTCTTCGTTGGCCTTGAAGAAGGCGTTGCTTGCCCCCGGCCCCGACTTATCCTCGAAGTCGTCTTCACCAAACCGGATCGCCTCCCACTGATCCCAGAGGTCATGCCGTTCACTGAACTTCTCCACAGCTCGGTAGACCTTTCCGTCCCAACCTCCGGCCTTGCCCCTTTGGGGTGTCTCACGTGTCAGGTTGGCCAACAGCGAGTCGTAGTGCAGGATCGTTCCGATCACCACCACGTTGGTCTGCGGATCACCGGCCTTCAAGAGCGTCTTCTGGAACCAGTCCATGGCCTTACGCCTCTGATCATCCGACAGCGTTGGCTCTAGCTCCTCCAGGTCGTCCGCAATGATCAGACTCGGCCGGTGCTGCCGGTGCTTCATGCCACGCAGCCCCTGCCCCGCACCCAAGACCCGCACGCAAGTGTCGTTGGGAAGCACCAAATGATGCGCCCTCACCTTCACCGCCCCGCCCCCGGAAAGTTCCGAGAGGCTTCCGGGGGTGTTAGTTGATGGCTTTGCCTGCCGGCCCTGGATCAAGGGGATACAGATCTCCGGAAAGTCTTGGATCAGACGAGTGTTGCCTCGCAATTCCCGAGTCAGGTCCTGCAGCAACTGCTTTGCCTGCTCACTTGTCGCCGAGATGATCAGGATGAATGCTTCTTTCCGGTACAGCAAGCACCACAACACATAGGCCAAACTCACGACCGTCGTCTTGGCGTGGCCTCTAGGAGCCGCAATAGCAACCCGGCTCCCACGCTTGTCTACAAGTACTTTCAACTTCCGGAAAAGAGACGCGTGCATACGTGAACCCTTGGCGCGGAGGTGATGCTCTAGGTACACCGCCGCGAATACACTGGGCGATTCACCGCCACGCTCGCGTCGGCGGAGCGATAACGCTCGGAGCAGCCCTCGATGATGGTCTAGTTCGACGCTGCTCATTTAGCTACCTTTCCGGTAGCAGGCGGAGTGGGCAAGGACTGAACCGAACCAACCCCCTTCGAAGCCTCCCCGTAACGCCTTTCCTGCATTCCATTCGGTAGCTCAATGCAGCCCACCCGCTTCGCTTCGGCATAGATTTCCTGCAAAGTCAACGGGTCTTCGAGACGATGGCTCAGCGTCGCCTCGATCTGCTGAGCCGATGAAGGCAGAAAACCCATGATTTGAAGCCGGTGAGCCGTCTTGTCCAGGATCTCCATAGCCGCCCGCTCGCCGTCGATCCGAACTGCTGGGGGTGTGGACTTGTCCCGCGTCGCCCGACGGATGTGTTCAACACCTACTCGTGCCTGATGCAACAGTTCACCCGCGACCTCGCCGGCCAGCTCGGGATCATTCTTCAAAGCCCTGCCTTCAAGGATGGCCTTGCGGTCGCGGGCGATGGTCCGCTCACTGCACGTCAGTAAGGCGGCCATCTCGGGGACCGACACGCCCTCGCCGCCAAGATGGGCAACGCAGGCTCGGCGTTCTTCTACTGCCAGGTCTTTGGGATTTAAACGCTTCTGCTTGAGATCACGTAGAAGATCAAGCACGTTCCTGGGATCGGAAATATCTGAGGGTTCACTCTGGGCTTCTAGAGTGGTTTGTTCAAGGGGTTCGTTGGTCATGGTGATGTGCTCACTGATGATGGATGTGTTTTAGAAATTCAGGTCTTAGTTGAATGAGTGATTAGTGCAATATGGCCACTAAGCAGCAGAGGAACCCTGAGTCCACGAATAGGCCTGCGCAACTTCCGGGGGCACGGCTTGAGGGCCGGCCAAAGCGATGTAGCGGCGAACGATGGTGTCGCAGTCACGCGGATCGATCTCCATCCCCAGGCAACGACGCCCCAAAGCCGCCGCGGCCAGCAGCGTGGTCCCGCTGCCCAGGAAGGGGTCGAAGACAATCTCGCCTCGTTTCGAAGAGTTGCGGATCGCTCGCTCGGCCAGCTCCAGGGGTTTCTGGGTAGGGTGCTTGTACTCCCGAGTACGGTCGCGATGAACGTCCCAGAGCGTTGACGCATTCCGAGGGCCGTACCAACGATGGCGGGCACCGGCTTTGTAGCCATACAGGCAGTACTCCACCTGCTCGTTGTAGTCACCAAACCCCGGGCTAAAGCTCTCCTTGGCCCAGGTAATCGTCGAAGACACCTTGAACTTCCGTTCCGTGAGCAGGTCGTGCATTAACCCAAAACACTTGTGCGCATTCCAGATGTAGAACGCTCCCCCCGGAATTAGGCTCTCATCCAGCGCCTCTAGGACTTTGGGGAACCACCTGGCGTACTGCCTGGGCGTGAGGTTGTCGTTAATGATCCGGTCTTCAGATGGCTTGCCCGAAGGTCCAGTCTTACCTCGCTTGGCCGACGTTGGGCGTTTATTGCGGTCATAGCTCACGCCGTAAGGCGGATCCGTATGGTTCATCGAGGCCCGTTCGTTGCCCAAGAGTCGAGCAACATCCGCGGGGCTGACAACTTCGCCGCACAGTAAGCGGTGCTCGCCGCTTGGCCCAAGGCAAATCAAGTCACCCGGCTTGGTAATTGGTTCTGCAGGCTCTTCAACCTCATCCAAAGCCTCTAGATCAAGCTCAGTGTCTTTAGCCAGGTCGGCTATGAGATGCTCGATCTCTACACCATAGAAACCGGTGACCGTCGCGTCGATATCCGGCTCGACCACGAGCTCGGTGAGGAGTTCGGCGAGCTTACCCTCGTCCCAAGCACCGTCGATCTTGTTCAGTGCGATGTTGAGGGCTTTTTCGTCAGCGAGGGACAGATCCACCTCGACGACATCGATCTCTGCGTCTCCACGGGCCTTAAGTACCTTGAATCGCTGATGCCCCCCTACCAAGTGGCCGGTCTGACGATTCCAGACCGGGGGCTCAACGCAGCCGTAGGTTTCGATACTACGCTGGAGTTTCTCGTACTCGGGATCACCCGGCTTCAAATCCTTCCGGGGGTTGTAGGGGGCAGGGTTGATCTTCTGAACTTCGATACTACGAACTTGCATGGCAACGCTCCTTTAGACGTGTAACGACCACGCCGTGTCGCCTCTCGGGCCAGTTAATGGCCTATGCAACGTGCACAAGCCACAAAAAAACGAACCAGCCCGAGAGGCAAAAGGTCCGATTGATTCGAAGCTACTGTGTTCTGTGATTTGAGGCGGCAAGAGCAATCTCAATGCCGGCTCGTTCAGCATTATCGCCAAAGCAATATGCCTGACAATAGTTGTGTGCTGACAAGAAGCTGTGAGCAGCTAAACTATTTGGGCTAGATAAACTATTCGGCTTATGCAGGCTACAGCTAAGCCCCAAGCAAGCGAAATCTGCAGCCACAGCCTACGGGTCATTTGTGAGTTACTGGATTAGCTGCGTAAGGAATGATCTGCCCCTAGGGTTCATTCCATCCCGATCTACCTCAGCTGTACATAACCCCCATTCATGGAACGGACTATTGCTTTCGTTGAACGAGAGTTCATATGCCGTACATCCCTGCCGTAACTGCCTGAATACCTCACGACGAATCGGTCCCATCGTTTGCCGGCTCGGGCTGGCCCTCCAGAAAACAGCGCATCAATTCGGGCTGCGAGCGGACACCGAACATCTTGAAGATGCGCTGGGTATAGGTGTTTACGGTGTTGATCGACAAGAGCCTGACATCGGCAATGTCCTGCCGGGAGTAACCTTTCACCAATAACGTCAGCAGCACCATATGGCTGGTTGGCAGTTCGGCGATCTGATGAACACGCGCGTCCTCGGGCCAACCCGCGGTATGCAGCCACGGCACCCCGCGGATGATGATGTGCAGCATGTCGCGCTGCCGGTCGGTAAACGGTGGCTCGCCATACGGCCGGAAGAGCGTGACGGTGCTGGACCCGTGGTCTTCGACCGCACAGATCGACGAGACGAACGTACCGATGCCCGCGGCGGCGGCCAGGGCCGAGGCCTCGCTCTTCTCCCACTCCGCCGCCCCGGCGTGGTCTTCCATACGGATGGTCAGCGGCTCAGGCTGGGTGAAGATGCGTTGGTAAGTCGGCGCAAAGACGCGATGCGTCGCGGGGTGGTTCACGCAAGTGGCGAGGCACTCGGCCTGCTCCAAGGAGAAGCCGCCCTGCAGCGCTCCGGCATGGTGCGGCTTGCAGTCCTCGTCGAACACGTTGATGGCCCAGCTCCACTGCGTCGCATCGACCAGCCGGCAGAGGCCGTCGAGCAGAAATCTTTTCTTGGCTAGGTGGTCGCCCTCGTAGGTCGAGGTCTGCGCCAACAACTCCACCAGACGCACCGCGTCTTCCTGGGAGATCGTCGCGTTTCCGGAATCGGGTTGGCGGATCGGGTCTGACATCGCATATCTCGTCAGGGTGGTGCGTCGCGAAAGACACCATGGCATGTTAGGCCATAAACAAACAATCTGGGTTGCCGTACGGGAAATTAAAGTGCCCAAATTTACGAGCGGTCTCAAATTTGAGACTTACGCCAAGCAAGGCGATCGGGTATCAATTTCACCAGTCAAACTTTTGCAGAGCTGCTCTTACAGCCTGATCGTATTCAGGCTATCAACCGAAGGGTTTACCCGTATCAAAATTGGGTAACGAGGTACTAAGGTTTTCAAACACGGTGCTGATACGACTGATTGAATTTTTGTAAGTAGGAAGACCTCCATGCGATTCATAGCAACGGCCGCGGCGCTCGGGCTTGTGTCACTGACCATCCAAGCCCGGGCCGATATCCTTGCCGGCTCGTCGGCGTTCAACCTCCAAGAGATCGTCGATGCGTTCGGCGACGAACAGGGGCAGACCTTAACGCTCCCGATCGCCGCCGACATCACTTCGATCGAGCTGCTCATAGGCCGGGCCAACATCGCGGTGGTGCTCACCGACCCGATTGTGGTGGACCTGTTCGCCACCGCTGAGTCGCCTCTCAACGGGCCGCAGCCCACGGGCAGCCCAATCGCTACAGGCTCCGTGGCCCCGTTCATGAGTAGCTCTTTCGAGTGGCGTTCGTTTGATTTCGGCGGCGTGGTCGCGCTGGAGACCGACACCACCTACGCGATTGTCGTTAGCAGCACCGACACCGGCGGCTACGCCTGGGCCGGAACGAACAACGGCGACTACGAGGACGGGAACGAGATCAGCCGAAACCTGGGGGACACCATCTGGGTGCAGCAACCCCAAGGCGAACAGACCTTCCGCGTCATCGGCACGTTCATTCCCGAGCCGGCTTCGGCGGTACTGCTGGCACTGTGTCTCGGTGGATTGACGCTCCGCCGCCGCAGATGACCCCACCGCGCGGCCGATTGCTGGGCTCGAAAAGATAATGCATCACAACGCCAAAACGGCGGCAAAGAACTTCAGAGCGGAGAACCATGCACGTGAATAACCCTATCGATCTTTCCGAGGCCGGCGGGTGGAACCGAGGGGTGTTGACGTCCCGTCGTGGACGCCGATTCTTGCGTGCCGGGCGTCTGGCCGTGTTGGCGGCACTCA
Protein-coding regions in this window:
- the terL gene encoding phage terminase large subunit translates to MSLAYVLWCLLYRKEAFILIISATSEQAKQLLQDLTRELRGNTRLIQDFPEICIPLIQGRQAKPSTNTPGSLSELSGGGAVKVRAHHLVLPNDTCVRVLGAGQGLRGMKHRQHRPSLIIADDLEELEPTLSDDQRRKAMDWFQKTLLKAGDPQTNVVVIGTILHYDSLLANLTRETPQRGKAGGWDGKVYRAVEKFSERHDLWDQWEAIRFGEDDFEDKSGPGASNAFFKANEEDMLTGTKVLWPEVESYERLMQIRADEGRTSFQSEKQNEPLDPEECLFKEENLRFWDTPAPGIISVTTPGNSNATSGGLTAGGEAELIRKLGSRAQFYGACDPSLGQRGRKGDYSAVITLVRDSSTKVMYVIGADIARRSPDQLVEHIARLSRTYTYRDFAMETNLHKGLLVDQIINRTRVGGRSLRVKKVENTQNKGVRISSLEPLIAQGQLRFSRRQQMLLEQLRHFPLGAHDDGPDALEMAVRIAQTSKSYTSVSQF
- a CDS encoding site-specific DNA-methyltransferase, which gives rise to MQVRSIEVQKINPAPYNPRKDLKPGDPEYEKLQRSIETYGCVEPPVWNRQTGHLVGGHQRFKVLKARGDAEIDVVEVDLSLADEKALNIALNKIDGAWDEGKLAELLTELVVEPDIDATVTGFYGVEIEHLIADLAKDTELDLEALDEVEEPAEPITKPGDLICLGPSGEHRLLCGEVVSPADVARLLGNERASMNHTDPPYGVSYDRNKRPTSAKRGKTGPSGKPSEDRIINDNLTPRQYARWFPKVLEALDESLIPGGAFYIWNAHKCFGLMHDLLTERKFKVSSTITWAKESFSPGFGDYNEQVEYCLYGYKAGARHRWYGPRNASTLWDVHRDRTREYKHPTQKPLELAERAIRNSSKRGEIVFDPFLGSGTTLLAAAALGRRCLGMEIDPRDCDTIVRRYIALAGPQAVPPEVAQAYSWTQGSSAA
- a CDS encoding helix-turn-helix transcriptional regulator, which codes for MSDPIRQPDSGNATISQEDAVRLVELLAQTSTYEGDHLAKKRFLLDGLCRLVDATQWSWAINVFDEDCKPHHAGALQGGFSLEQAECLATCVNHPATHRVFAPTYQRIFTQPEPLTIRMEDHAGAAEWEKSEASALAAAAGIGTFVSSICAVEDHGSSTVTLFRPYGEPPFTDRQRDMLHIIIRGVPWLHTAGWPEDARVHQIAELPTSHMVLLTLLVKGYSRQDIADVRLLSINTVNTYTQRIFKMFGVRSQPELMRCFLEGQPEPANDGTDSS
- a CDS encoding PEP-CTERM sorting domain-containing protein (PEP-CTERM proteins occur, often in large numbers, in the proteomes of bacteria that also encode an exosortase, a predicted intramembrane cysteine proteinase. The presence of a PEP-CTERM domain at a protein's C-terminus predicts cleavage within the sorting domain, followed by covalent anchoring to some some component of the (usually Gram-negative) cell surface. Many PEP-CTERM proteins exhibit an unusual sequence composition that includes large numbers of potential glycosylation sites. Expression of one such protein has been shown restore the ability of a bacterium to form floc, a type of biofilm.), with the translated sequence MRFIATAAALGLVSLTIQARADILAGSSAFNLQEIVDAFGDEQGQTLTLPIAADITSIELLIGRANIAVVLTDPIVVDLFATAESPLNGPQPTGSPIATGSVAPFMSSSFEWRSFDFGGVVALETDTTYAIVVSSTDTGGYAWAGTNNGDYEDGNEISRNLGDTIWVQQPQGEQTFRVIGTFIPEPASAVLLALCLGGLTLRRRR